A region of the Haloarcula rubripromontorii genome:
ACTTCTCTCCCGAGTGGGCTTTCCGTATTTGTACAGCGGTTGGCAACTACATAATCGCCCGAGTGGGTGCTGTATGGCTCGCGAAGTCAAGCTGACCTCACGGAACTTCTCGAAACGGCGACGTACCCGATCTCGGTCGCGACTGCGCGTCAGGAGTTTGAGGATGTACGGCTCGTGTACGCGGACGGTACCGAACCGTTAGCTGCGGCACTGGATCGGATCGAGGACGAGCGGTTTGACTCTCCCGACGAAGCGCAATCGTCGATCTACAACTCTATTCCGTTTGAAGGGGTCAGTGAGCCGGGCCAGTCAGAGGGCGAGGGCTGATCGAATCCGCTACGCTTAAACGACCGAACTGAATACTTCTATTCGCGCCAAGGTGGCAGAGTCTGGCCTAACGCAGCGGCCTGCAGAGCCGCCCACCGCCGGTTCAAATCCGGCCCTTGGCTTGATTTCACCGTTCTCAAGGCTTCTAAAGGCATTTTTCGTCAAAGCTGGTCGTGGTCACAAACTCCCGAAAGGGGCCGTTCACGGTAGGATTGACCACTATGAGCCGCGACAAATCGCAAGACGGCGAAGGGCAAGTCCGTGGAATCCCCACGGCCACCCAGCCGTCCAAGGTTGCATTGACCGAGAAGCAGATCACCGACTACCAACACCACCGCAAGCGGATGCTAAAGTGGTGCCTCAACCTCGGCAAAAATCCCGATGAAGCCGTGGGGTACTCCGAGGACACCATCCGCGTCCGTGCGGGTCACATCGACCGCTTCTACCGGTGGGTCTGGAACAACGCGTCGGACGGGTACACCACGCAAGTCACCGAAGATCAGGCAGATCAGTATCTCAAGGAGTTGGCCTACCGAGATGACCTGTCGAGGAGCACGGCGAACAAGTACAAGAAGGCCCTCCAGATGCTCTTCAAGTGGAGGTCGCACGATCTCGGCGAAGACCACGACTGGGATCCCGCCCTCACGTTCGCCACCAGCGACAGCTCCAGCCAGCCCCGAGACTACCTCTCCCGCGACGAACGTCAGCAACTCCGTGAAGGCGTCCTCGAACTCGGCGACGAGATTCCCTCCTACAAGTCCGTCTCACCCGAGGAACGCCGCCGCATCAAGAAACTCCTCGCCGTCCGCCTCTCGAAGCCGCTCAGCGAGATCGGCAAGGACGACTGGAAGGAAGAACGGTCGTGGAAGTACCCCTCGATGGTGTTCACCGCACTCGACGCCGGCCTCCGCCCGGTCGAAGTCGGGCGCGCGACGACGGAGTGGGTGGACATCAGCAACGAGGTGCTGCGCATCCCGAAGGGCGAGTCCAGCAAGAACCGGGAGAACTGGACGGTCGCACTCTCGGAACGCACGGCGGACTACCTCGACCGCTGGCTCACCGAGCGCGAGTCGTACACCAAGTACGACGACACGGACGCCCTCTGGCTCACGCGGCGCGGTAACCCGTACTCCTCGTCGAGCTGTAACGGCCTCCTCAGCCGGGTGCTGGAACACACCGACATCGACAGGGACGTGACGTGGTACGCCATCCGACACTCGGTCGGGACGTACATGTCGGCGGAGGCCGGTCTCGGCGCGACGCAACAGCAGTTGCGCCACAAGTCGTCGCAGACCACCCTCAAGTACGATCAGGCCCCACCAGAGGAGCGGCGCGACGCCCTAGACAAGATGTGACGAGACTCCTACCCGACGATCTCTGACTCGGGGACGGGATCAATGGCATCGACGCGTGCCCGCCGGTCGTCGATCGCCGACGGCCCAGCCTCCAGCCAGCGCGCCCACACGTGCCACCTGAACGGCGCGCGCTCTGATGCGAACAACACTCCGCTCATCCACGGATACTCACCGCTTCGGCGAGCGAACGGGGCCGCCAGCGAACGCGTCTCGCGCTCGCCGTCGGACTCGGCGATCTCGACGTTCTCGATTCGGACACCCATCTCGCGGCCATCGGCGAGCTGGATCACGGCCCATCCGCCACGATCGACCGCTCGGTGAACGCCGTCGACGATCCCCACCGGCGAATCACTCATCGCTGACCACCTCGAGGCCCTCCAGCGGTTCGCTCTCGCCACCCGGGCCGACAATATTCAACTCCATCTTCTCGCCGAGACTGTCGTTGCTGTAGATCAGATACGCGAACTGGGACTCGCCACCCCCGAGCAAGATGTAGATGCTGACGATGACGCCAACCTCGCCGTCGGAGGCAACCTCCAACTCTCCCTCTTCGGTGACGCGCCCAATGATGTCATAGCTGTCCGTATGGACACCAATCACCCGCCCCTCGCGCAGGCGGAGCAGGTGCTTGGGTTCCGGGTTCTCGATTCGCTCTTCGATGCGCTCGTCGTCGATGGTTGCCGTGTTCATCGGCGCTCCTGCGGTAGACATGACCCCCAGATAAAGGCACGAACGGCTGCAGTACCCTGCCTCACGAACCTTTATCTGCCACCGACAGGCCAAACATCCGTGGCAACAACTGAGACTCAATCCCCGTGGGAGTGCTGGAGCGCGAACACTGCATCCCAGCCCGTCTGCCCCGACGCGTCCAGCACGTCCTCGCGACGGGGGAACATCCCGATGGCCTCGTCGAGCAACCGTCCAACGTCGTCCTCCTCGAGCCACGTCAGGGAGCCCGAGAGCGACGGCTCCGAGGCTTCCCGAACATACTCGACCTACACGTCGGACTCGCCCTCCTCGCACGCGTAGCGCACGTAGGCGACCAGCAACACGACGCGCTCCACCGCCTTCGAGCGCACCTTCTCCATCCGGAGGAGGTTGTCGAGATGAATCCTGATCCTGAGGAGTTGTAACTCGTAGTCTCTCCATCGGGAACCACTCCTGCTCGAGGAGCCAGCGGGGAACCTCTTCGCGTCGATGTTGGAGCCCCTGCTCGCCGTCGAGACTGATCGGGAACCTTCCTGTGCGTAGACCCTTGGGGAACCCTGCCTGTACGCGAGAGAGAAGAGTGGGTTACTCGTCGTCGAGATCGATGTCGAGGGCTTCTGCTACTTCTTCGGTGGTGTACTGCTTGTCTTCGTCGTTGATCTCGTCGATGCGGGCCTCGATGGCTTGTTCTTCTCTCGGGGTCATTTCGTCGTCGCTGGTCACGTGGATGTGTAGGTGTTCTTGGTGCTTAGTGTTCTGGGCGCGCTGGAGTACCTGCTCCGCTGCCTGCACGTCGAGACGCGTGGACTCCTCTTTCTCGAGGACATGGTGGGATCCCTGCTTGCGGTGACGCGGGTCTGTCTTACCTCTCGACAGATGGTGACGAGACTCTGTTCCTCGAGGTTCCTGTTCTTGGCCCGGGGATGATCTGGGGCTCGGCCCTTGACTCTGAGAGCCTCTGTGTCCAGTCGCACGTCGGCGCCAGTCACTCGGCGAGCAATCGCGGAGCTACCCTTTTTATGACGGGGGCCGCCTGTCCCCCCGTAGGGGGGACAGGTCTTCGGCCTCGGACGGAGCGCCGATTTTCTATCAAATCCTGTGAAATATCTTATAAGTGTTTGACACGTACATTCAGGTGTGAACGAGGAAGTACAGCAACCCGATCTGGACGATCTCTCCGAGCGCATCCTTGCGTTCGTGCGAGCGACGGGCGAGGACGGTGCTACGGTGAGCGACATCGTGGACGCGTACGATGACCTGACCGAGGACGACAGGGGCCGGATTCACGACCGGATCAACCGCAAGCTGGAGCCGTCGGGTCACGTGGAGCGCGAAGAGGACGCCATCGAGACCGATGGTGGCGTATCTGACGCACACGTGTTCCGACTGACGGAGTGGGGCGAGATGTACCTCAACGAGCGCGACGAACCCGTGACGGACGCCGCGGAGGCGGCAGACGTGCAGGTGGGGCTGGCGGAGGCAGTTGGCCGTATCGAGGATGTGGAGACACGCGTGGACGTAATGGAGTCCGAGGTTGGCGAGCGACTGGAGGGATTCGGCGACCGGCTTGGGCGCGCCGAGGACGAGGTTGAGGGCGCAGCGGAGGCCGTGCAGGGTGCGGTGTCGACGGCGGACACCGCCCGGGAGGACGCCGAGGAGGCCGTGGACGAGGTAGAGGAGCTACGCGAGCAAGTCGAGGATCTTGATGACGCGGTGGCCATACTGGAGAAGCAACTGGAGGACGAGAAGGAGCGCCGGGAGGAGATGCTCGGTGATCTGGACGAGACCGATGGAACCGTTGCGGCGCGTTTAGAGTGGATTGAAGAGAACGTGCGGTGGTTCCGGCAGAAGGTAGACGAGTTCGACGGGCTGTTTGACGAGCTATCCGAGTCGTCGCTTCTGCGCGGTTGGCGACGTGGCGAGTGACCCTCTATTCACCGACGTGGATGTCGTCCAGCGCGCGCTGGACGCCCGGGCGGTCGATGATTCTGTCGAGGGTGCGGCAGTAGCCCTCCCACGCGTTCACCGCCCAGTCGTCGTTCGTGGAGGAGATTCCGCGTCCATCGGGCGCGAGAACGGTGCCGTGCGGGAGGTCTGCGAGGTGTTCGCCGAGGGCGTGGCGGCGCGCTTCGGCGAGGGCCATCGCCGAGGGGTGGGCTTCGGGCGCGATGCAGACGGCGTGCAGGCCGGTGGGTATCGCGTCGTCCTCGCTCGCGAAGGCGAGCAGGCGGATGGTGACGCCGTACCGCAACCCGCCGTCGACGCCGAGGACGGCATCGCCGGGCACGTACGCGATGTAGTCGCGGTGGGTGTCGACGGCGGTGGCGGGCATCGACGTGGTGACTTCTTCGACGTTGACCGCCCAGTCGTCCATCTCGGGCGCGCTGTGGTCTTGCCAGTTGATGTGTTCGACGACGGAATCAGCGCGAATCACGGGGTAGTGGTTGTCCGTGTTGAGCGCGGTGAGGGTGCCGTCGACGGCGGTGACGTCGAATTCGTGTTCACGGCAGTCGTCGGTTTGGGTGGCGAGGTGGTCTGTCAAGGTGAGCGCGTCGGGCGCGCTGTCGGGGAGGTAGTCGGTGGGCTGCATCGTCACACCTTCTCCTCCTCGTTTTCTTCCTCCACGCGTGCGGTCATGCGGTCGTCTTCGTCGGCGATGATGGCTGCCTCGACGCCGTCTCCTTCCCGGCTGATGAGGATCGTCGTGTCGCCGTCGGGCCGGTGGGTGAGATTCACCGTGAGGTCAGAGTCCGCGAGATCGAACTCTTGGTACTCGTATTCGCCGTTGGAGTCGAATTCGCGGTCTCGGGGTCTGATCATCCGTGGATAGTCAGGGGTATTCATACGCACTTCTGGGGTATCCGGTGATGGGATAAAGGGATCTGCCGGCGGGCTGCTCGGATAGTGGCCGGTGGTTCGATTTGGACATAATCGGCCGCATCTGTGTGGGTGTTGACTATTTCTTCCTCCCTTGACCGAGGTCGTGCCCCGGTTTCTTCGCCAATCCCGAACCGCGCAAAATTGGAGAATAAGATAGTACTACATCGTGGAAAACTAACCACAAGGTGTGACACTCCGGAATTGCTACTTCGTTTTTTCCTCCCGAATTTACCGAAGCACGGATCCTACAATCACTCTTCTTGATTTGTTCTGACTATTAATCTCCGCTCTTCGACCGTGATTCTCAATGGAGTTCGTTCTGTCACTCCACGTATCTTGGAACGCCAGAACACTCCAACTCTTCAGAACAGAATCGTCCTTCTGAACCAACATAGGGGAAGTTACGACATCAGGATGGGCCAAAGGCAAAGATTAAAGTTGGTCGGGTGGTTATAGTCTACTAACGCCTGAAGAGGCGGAATTGGACGATGAAGACGATACGTTGGTATTCGCGACGGCAAGTTCGGCGTCACGCGCCCGGCGTTCTGTGGAAGGGTCGGCGGGCTCGTGACGCGGGCAGAGTCGCCGCGGTGGACGCAAAGCGACTCCAGTTGCCCATTCTCAAGTGGGCGGGAGTTCGTCTTGAAACCTGCGTCTGCCGCGCTCTAGTCAGCCCCACTCTCAACCATGAGTGAACCTAACGACGCCGCCGAGCGCGGCACCGATCAAGGCGCATCGACCGTCACGTTCACCGTCAAATCTGGACGTGGAGATAATCAGGAGTTCGAGTTCGAGAAGGGCACCAAGGTAGGTGATGCCGCTAAGGAGGTCGCCGAGGAATACGGGTACGACCCCAACGACCCTACCTTCGTCCACCCCGAGGAGGGAGAACTCGACCGCAACAAGCCTCTCGCACCGTACCACCTTGACGGTGATACTGTAACCCTCGTCAACGAGGAGAAAGGCGTCTAAGCGTGCAAGCTGACGTCACCCGAACGGTGGTAGAAAAGCAGCTCGCGGACGTGCGCGAGCTGGCCCAGACGAACAACTGGGAGGTCGAAGCCGACCTCGAAGCACTCGCTGTCGAAGTCCGGATGCAGAGTCCCGTTGACGACGAAGAATATGTCATCCATCTCGACTGCGAAGGATTCGACGAAAAACCACCCTACGTCGAGATGGTGCATCCAGAAACAGGCGAGGTCGGCGACTACGAGGCGTACTTCGATGACCGGGGAAAGAACCCCAACATTATCGCGTATGGGGATGGGAAGAAAGACCCAGTCCTCTGTCACCAGTACAACCGACGCATCTACGAGGACGACGCCACACCCCATGGAAACTGGACGATGGCCGACTGGCAATCCGACGCGGACAATCTGACCACGCTCGGTGACATCGTTGCCGACATCTACCACCGAATCAGCGATCCGGAACGCTATCAAGGGAGGTATGACGGCCAACGATGAGCGTCATCACTACCCTTCATACTGCCATTAGGCGTATCTTCAGTGCTCACCCTCCTGATAGGCCAGAGGAGGAGTGGATGACGCCGCGTCTCCTCGTCACCGCGGACGTCTGTAGCAAGACGCGTCGGGGCCTTCGCAGCCACTCGCCTCCACACGAAGACCACGAGGGTGTTGTCTACTGGGCGGGCCGGTCTATCCCGGACGAATCCACGAAGGTCGCCCTCTCGGTCGTCGTTCCAGAGGCCACCACAACCCCCGGATCGTACGACGTCTCTTCGGTGGCGAACGCGGCGGTGATTAACGCCATCCACGAACACGATCTCGAGCTGATAGCCACCGTTCACAGCCATCCCGGTGAGAGGACGAGCCACTCTGATCTGGACAGCGAGGCAGCTCAACTGCCACACGACGGGTACTTCTCGATCGTCGTTCCGAACTATGCGGAGGACGGAGTCCGCCCCTACACCGAATGTGGCGTCCACGTCTACCGCGATGGTACGTTCGTCGAGTTGGACGCGTCGGCGATCGAAGACCGGGTCGAGACGCTCCCTTCCGCCCCCTCCTACGTCGACACCAGAGAACAATGACGAAACTACCACCTCCGGGCGAGTTCTACGCCGCTCGTGACGATCGAACGAACAGGCTCAGCGATGGGACGGACTATCGCGACGCGGCGATCCTCGTTGCGGGCGAGCGAGAGGTGCTCTCAACGTACGCCGGCCGGGTCGCCGCGCGAACGACCCTGAATCTCCTCAGTCGGTTCGCCCGCAACGTTGACGTTGCGTTTCCCTCCGTCGCGGCTGACGACGAATTGGGGCCGGCAGCACCGACGCTCGCAGAACAGTCGCTCCGTGAAATGTGGGCCGCTGATCCACACGGCCGCTTCGGCTGGACGCGCTCCCCAGATCCCGTGTCGTACGACTGTATAGTCGCCGTCGGGAATCCCGACCTTGAAACGCGAGCCACTCCAACAATCCGGCTTGATGGTGGAGGGTGGCTCGCCCGTGTCGTTCGGGACGAGTCCGTGGAGATCGTCTCGGCCAGTACCGAGAACCCAATCGGGCCTGTAGTAGCTGGGTGTCTTGGAAGTGCCGAGGTCTTCAAGACCGTTGTCGGGGCACCCGAGACAGCCCTCACGGATGCGATCACCTACGACGCGTTCAACCACAAGGCGCATGAGGATGTCATCTCGCCAGCCCATCCCGAACTCCCCACATCGATCAATTTAGGGACGGTACGAATGGTTGGCGTCGGCTCCGTTGGCTCCGCAGCTGCGTACTTCCTCCGACGACTCCCAATAGAAGGAACTCTCCAGCTAATCGACTACGACCCGGTGGAACTGGTAAATCTCAACCGGTCGCCACTGTTCACCGCCAGCCATGCGCTCGAGGGAACCGCCAAGGTCGAGGCTGCCCGTGAGTTTCTGACCGGTCACATGGACGTCCAGACCTTCGAGGACGGCTACGACGCGTTTACTGCCACTGATCCAGAGCAGGCGGATGTCGTCCTCCCACTCGCGAACGAGCGGAACGTCCGCCGCAGCATCCAATACGACCGCCCGCCGCTGATGATACATGCCTCGACTGGGCAGTCAGACGTATTCGTCCGACGGAATATCCCGCT
Encoded here:
- a CDS encoding DUF5789 family protein; its protein translation is MLYGSRSQADLTELLETATYPISVATARQEFEDVRLVYADGTEPLAAALDRIEDERFDSPDEAQSSIYNSIPFEGVSEPGQSEGEG
- a CDS encoding tyrosine-type recombinase/integrase — protein: MSRDKSQDGEGQVRGIPTATQPSKVALTEKQITDYQHHRKRMLKWCLNLGKNPDEAVGYSEDTIRVRAGHIDRFYRWVWNNASDGYTTQVTEDQADQYLKELAYRDDLSRSTANKYKKALQMLFKWRSHDLGEDHDWDPALTFATSDSSSQPRDYLSRDERQQLREGVLELGDEIPSYKSVSPEERRRIKKLLAVRLSKPLSEIGKDDWKEERSWKYPSMVFTALDAGLRPVEVGRATTEWVDISNEVLRIPKGESSKNRENWTVALSERTADYLDRWLTERESYTKYDDTDALWLTRRGNPYSSSSCNGLLSRVLEHTDIDRDVTWYAIRHSVGTYMSAEAGLGATQQQLRHKSSQTTLKYDQAPPEERRDALDKM
- a CDS encoding Mov34/MPN/PAD-1 family protein; protein product: MSVITTLHTAIRRIFSAHPPDRPEEEWMTPRLLVTADVCSKTRRGLRSHSPPHEDHEGVVYWAGRSIPDESTKVALSVVVPEATTTPGSYDVSSVANAAVINAIHEHDLELIATVHSHPGERTSHSDLDSEAAQLPHDGYFSIVVPNYAEDGVRPYTECGVHVYRDGTFVELDASAIEDRVETLPSAPSYVDTREQ
- a CDS encoding ThiF family adenylyltransferase; amino-acid sequence: MTKLPPPGEFYAARDDRTNRLSDGTDYRDAAILVAGEREVLSTYAGRVAARTTLNLLSRFARNVDVAFPSVAADDELGPAAPTLAEQSLREMWAADPHGRFGWTRSPDPVSYDCIVAVGNPDLETRATPTIRLDGGGWLARVVRDESVEIVSASTENPIGPVVAGCLGSAEVFKTVVGAPETALTDAITYDAFNHKAHEDVISPAHPELPTSINLGTVRMVGVGSVGSAAAYFLRRLPIEGTLQLIDYDPVELVNLNRSPLFTASHALEGTAKVEAAREFLTGHMDVQTFEDGYDAFTATDPEQADVVLPLANERNVRRSIQYDRPPLMIHASTGQSDVFVRRNIPLEEPCLLCHFPPDTAETDAACAAGGAPAGDESEDEGPDAAFPFASFLAGCFIAAELAKLPFDEHPFVEPIALVRTLTDLSGVGAVMQYASSGSDDCSFCPEEYPEAHRATIEGTRFAHLTGVDL